A single region of the Sphingomonas sp. LY29 genome encodes:
- the plsY gene encoding glycerol-3-phosphate 1-O-acyltransferase PlsY, producing MDTSLIAALALGYLLGSIPFGLLLTRASGMGDIRDIGSGNIGATNVLRTGSKGLAALTLILDAAKGALAVWVAQRWLPGFEQHAAAGALIGHLYPIWLRFKGGKGVATLLGILIPLLPMAAIVYAIVWILLFLVVRISSVAGMAAAISAPITAVAIGKDGLFPLLAGLALLIVWKHQENIRRLLKGQEPRVGRKSA from the coding sequence ATGGACACTTCGCTGATTGCCGCGCTTGCCCTTGGATATCTGCTGGGCTCGATCCCGTTCGGACTGCTGCTCACCCGGGCGAGCGGGATGGGAGATATTCGCGACATCGGTTCGGGCAACATCGGCGCGACCAACGTCCTGCGCACCGGATCGAAGGGGCTCGCCGCGCTGACGCTGATCCTCGACGCCGCCAAAGGCGCGCTCGCCGTTTGGGTGGCGCAGCGCTGGCTTCCGGGGTTCGAACAACATGCGGCGGCGGGCGCGCTGATCGGGCATCTTTATCCCATCTGGCTGCGCTTCAAGGGCGGCAAGGGGGTTGCCACATTGCTCGGCATCCTGATCCCGCTGCTGCCCATGGCCGCGATTGTCTACGCGATCGTGTGGATCCTGCTGTTCCTGGTCGTACGCATCTCGTCGGTGGCAGGGATGGCGGCAGCGATCAGCGCGCCGATCACGGCGGTTGCGATTGGGAAGGACGGACTGTTCCCCTTGCTGGCTGGTCTCGCCCTGCTGATTGTCTGGAAGCATCAGGAGAACATCCGTCGATTGCTTAAGGGGCAGGAGCCGCGCGTCGGTCGCAAATCGGCGTGA